The nucleotide sequence ACTGATGATAAAATAATAAGTCATCCAAATTCCACAGAAGCAGTTGGAAATCAAATAAATTTTAAAAATGAAACAGGAAATTCTATAATTACAATTACAGACGAAGGAAGCAACAAAGGATCTTTAACTTTACCGCAAATGACTTCTTCACCAACTTCTACATCAAACAAACTATATAATTTAAATGGTTCTCTATACTTCAGCGGTTCTTCGCTCAGCAGTACTTCGTCAATAGACGGACTTTCAGATGGAATTAGTACTTCCGGAAGCAACAGCGTTTATCTTGGATTAAATTCCGGAATAAACGATGATAGTCGAATTGGATCTGAAACCGAGATTTCTTATAACACGGCTGTAGGTGTAAGTGCTTTAAGAAAAAATGGTCAATCTGCTTCACCGTTTGGAGTTAAAAATACAGCTGTAGGATTTGAAGCATTAAGATATTTAGATAATAATGCCGCAGATGAAAATACGGCTGTTGGCTATCAATCGCATTTAAATAATGAAAGTGGATATCAAAATTCTGCCTATGGCGCACAAGCAATGTTAAATTATGTTGGCGGCTATGGAAATATAGGTATTGGTTACCAAGCCTTAAAAGGCGGATCTGGAGCAAATGGTCAATATAATGTTGCAGTTGGCTACAACGCATTAAATGATAATGTAACTGGAAATAAAAATGTTGCTATTGGTTACAAAGCAGGCGAAACGCATACGGGAAGCAATGAACTTTTTATTCAAAATAATAATAACGGAGTTGCAACTCCACCACTTATTTGGGGAAGATTTGCACCGGGAACAATAAGAGTTCAAATAAATGCAGAAGATGTAATAACAACTGATATGTTTTATGTTAATGGTTCGGCTGGCGGAACCTCAAATTGGAGCAGTTCGAGTGATATAAGATTAAAAAAGAACATTGTTACAATTCAAAATGCTCTTGAAAAAGTAAAAAATCTGCGGGGTGTTAATTTTGAATGGAAAGATCCTCAAAATCACAAATCCGGATTACAAATGGGATTTATTGCCCAAGAAGCTAATAAAGTTATTCCAGAAGTAGTTGATGACGTTTCGGAATATATGTCAATTGAGTATGGTTCAATAACTGCCTTATTAGTTGAGGCAATTAAAGATCAGCAAAAAATGATTGAAGAACTTAAAAAAGAAATTGATGTACAAAAAAGCAGAAAGTGAAGAAATAATATTTTGTCAATTATAAATATTAAAATTAGTATAACAGAATTTTAGGTCTTGATAAAATTTTCATTTTATTATTTTATCTTTCTCACTTAATATTAGGTTTTTCTTGTTCATTGACATATTAAAATAGATATTAAATCGTATTATATAAGTTTTTGTTATTTGTGATTTAGCATATTGAAATTATAATATTAAATTTATATTTTTTTCTCCGAGAGTTTTTCTCCACCTTGTGAAACTTATTTTTTTTCTATTCCTCTTTCCTCCAAGGCGTTTCTGTTTTTTGTTTGAAATTTATTTTTTATTTCAAATATATATTAAATAGGAGTGCGCCATGTTTGCTTACATTAGAAGTATTATTTTTATTTTTATTTTATTAAGCACTATAATAGTTGCCCAAAGTGAAAAAAGTATTAAACATAAAACTGATGATAAGGAAAAAATCAATTCAAACAATAGTTCTAATTCAAAAGAAGCTATTGGAGAAACAATTTCATTTAAAAATGAAACTGGTAATTCAATTTTAACAATCACTGATGAAGGCAATAATGCTGCATCATTAACTATTCCTTCTGTTGGAATTCCGTTTTCAATGACTTCGACTCAAAATAAATTATATAATGTTGGAGGCATATTAAATTTTAATGGTATTGCACTGGGCTCAATTGGAGCGACTTCGATAGATGATTTAAGTGATGCAAAATTTGATGGAAATAATCTATTTTTAGGTTTGGATGCCGGAAATAATAATACTGGAGTTAATAATACCGCTGTTGGTTTTGAAGCGCTCTTAAACAATACATCTGGAATGGATAATACGGCAATTGGTTATCAAGCTCTTAAAGAAAATGTATATGCAAGTCACAATGTAGCAGTGGGTGCCCATACTCTAAGCTCTAATATTTCAGGAGAAGAAATGATAGCAATCGGAAATTACGCCCTTACATATAATACAACTGGTAACAACAACATTTCTCTAGGAGACAATTCGTTAATGAAAAATACAACTGGAAGTAGTAATGTTGCAATTGGTTCTAGTGCAATGAGGGAAAATATTTCAGGGCGTGATAATACCGCAGTGGGTTTGTTTGGTCTTTTTGCAAATACAATTGGAGAAAGAAATTGCGCGTTTGGTTATAAAGCACTGGATAGAAATTCAACTGGAAATAATAATGTAGCAACCGGATCCGATGCACTTTATTATAATAATGATGGCAATAATAATACTTCAAGCGGATTTGAATCACTTTACAATAATACAATAGGAGATGGCAATACTGGTATGGGTTATCATTCACTTTATTTTAATGTAACTGGAAATTATAACACAGCATTTGGTTACAATTCAGGAACATCATCATCAACAACAAATTTAGAAAATACAACTTGTTTAGGTTATAACGCTAAATCATTTTCAGATAATACAGTAAGAATTGGCAATATCTCGGTTACAAGTATTGGCGGTTATGTTGAATGGTCAAATTTATCAGATGGAAGATTTAAGAGAAATATTCAAGAAAATATTTCCGGGTTAGATTTTATTATGGGACTTAGACCCGTTAGCTATAATATGGATTATAACGCTGTTTCGGAAAAACTTGGAGAAAACAAACGTATTGAAAATAAAGATATTAAAGGAACAGACGGTTTAGCTTCCACACCAATTGAAGCCGAACTTGCGGCAGAAAGATACATGAAAGAAGTAAGAGATAAAAAATCAGCGGTAAGGGAAGTTGGTTTTATTGCTCAAGAAGTAGAAGAATTAGTAAACAAACTTGGTATAGATTTCAATGCAGTAGAAAGACCGGAAAATGAACAAAGTATGTACAGATTAAAGTATTCAGAATTTGTGGTTCCATTAGTTAAAGCTGTTCAAGAACAGCAAGCTATTATTCAAAATTTAACAAAAAGAATTGAAGAATTGGAAAGCAGAAAATAAAAAGAACTAAGAATTCTGAATGAAGTAGAGATAATTGATTCTGGCAATTTCATATTTAAGATAAAAATGTTGGAAATTTCCCGATTGAGAGTTTGGGGTTTGCAAAAATCTTGAACATTTAGAAAGCTCCGAGGTTTGAGAACCTCTTCTATTACTAAACCTCAGAGGTTTGATCTTTTATCGTTTCACTTTTATTTTTTTTACTACCCTTATAGGTAGTTGTATTATTGACAATTATTTGGTTAACTTTTAAAGAAGATAAATAGACTTATTTAAACTCGTGAGGTAATTATGAAAACTATTTACACAATTATTTTATTTCTATTGGTAACAATTTTATTACAAGCGCAAATAGATTTAGAAATAAACAACAACATGCTTGTGGAAACCTCAGGGGGAATTTACTTAGAAGTTTCAGGAGATGTTATTGAAAATGGAACCGGTTATTTAAAAGGAGTTGTTTCTTCAGGCGCAAGAACAGGCGAAACTGAATTTGCCGGTTTAACTTTAGGAAACGGTTTTACCGGAACAATTAAAAGAACTACCGGAACAGCCCTTTCAAATGCTTCGCCAAAAACTTTTTTAAGAAGTTATAATTTTAATAATACCGGATCAGCTTTAAATACAAACGTACAATCGGAATTTATTTCTTCAGGAACAAATGATGAGGAAAATGCAATTACAACTGCATTTATTTATAAAAAAGTCGGCACAAATTGGACCGGACACAATAATACATCCACAACACCAAATACAATTGTAAGCGCCGCGAATGTTAGTATTCCGGCAGGAAGTTCTGATATTACAATTGCCGAAGGTATTGGAGTTGCCGCAAAAATTTATTTGCAGGGTCCTTATTCAGTTTCAAACAATAATATGTCCAATTCTATTCACGGTTCGCTGCCTGCTGTTTCACCTTATTCCGAAGATCCCAGAACAGCGCAAAGTATTCCTGCAAACGCGGTAGATTGGGTATTGGTCAATTTAAGAAATCCGTCTTCGCCATTTGCCGTGATTGCTTCAAGATCAGTATTTGTAAATAGCGACGGATATATTATTGATGATTTTG is from Ignavibacteriota bacterium and encodes:
- a CDS encoding tail fiber domain-containing protein; translated protein: MFAYIRSIIFIFILLSTIIVAQSEKSIKHKTDDKEKINSNNSSNSKEAIGETISFKNETGNSILTITDEGNNAASLTIPSVGIPFSMTSTQNKLYNVGGILNFNGIALGSIGATSIDDLSDAKFDGNNLFLGLDAGNNNTGVNNTAVGFEALLNNTSGMDNTAIGYQALKENVYASHNVAVGAHTLSSNISGEEMIAIGNYALTYNTTGNNNISLGDNSLMKNTTGSSNVAIGSSAMRENISGRDNTAVGLFGLFANTIGERNCAFGYKALDRNSTGNNNVATGSDALYYNNDGNNNTSSGFESLYNNTIGDGNTGMGYHSLYFNVTGNYNTAFGYNSGTSSSTTNLENTTCLGYNAKSFSDNTVRIGNISVTSIGGYVEWSNLSDGRFKRNIQENISGLDFIMGLRPVSYNMDYNAVSEKLGENKRIENKDIKGTDGLASTPIEAELAAERYMKEVRDKKSAVREVGFIAQEVEELVNKLGIDFNAVERPENEQSMYRLKYSEFVVPLVKAVQEQQAIIQNLTKRIEELESRK
- a CDS encoding tail fiber domain-containing protein, which codes for MITKIKFQNHTVKIKTLKLNLKLIIFLFGGFTIFINSNSFAQVESVSQSKTDDKIISHPNSTEAVGNQINFKNETGNSIITITDEGSNKGSLTLPQMTSSPTSTSNKLYNLNGSLYFSGSSLSSTSSIDGLSDGISTSGSNSVYLGLNSGINDDSRIGSETEISYNTAVGVSALRKNGQSASPFGVKNTAVGFEALRYLDNNAADENTAVGYQSHLNNESGYQNSAYGAQAMLNYVGGYGNIGIGYQALKGGSGANGQYNVAVGYNALNDNVTGNKNVAIGYKAGETHTGSNELFIQNNNNGVATPPLIWGRFAPGTIRVQINAEDVITTDMFYVNGSAGGTSNWSSSSDIRLKKNIVTIQNALEKVKNLRGVNFEWKDPQNHKSGLQMGFIAQEANKVIPEVVDDVSEYMSIEYGSITALLVEAIKDQQKMIEELKKEIDVQKSRK